In the Telopea speciosissima isolate NSW1024214 ecotype Mountain lineage chromosome 2, Tspe_v1, whole genome shotgun sequence genome, one interval contains:
- the LOC122649623 gene encoding stromal cell-derived factor 2-like protein, with the protein MAISFFALAIFLYLGLDLDHTSPSPASAATSEGVEITYGTVLKLMHERTRFRLHSHDVPYGSGSGQQSVTSFPNVDDSNSYWVVKPVPDSSAKQGDRIKSGTIIRLQHMRTRKWLHSHLHASPISGNLEVG; encoded by the exons atggCCATCTCCTTCTTTGCCCTCGCTATTTTTCTCTACCTCGGTCTTGACTTGGATCATACCTCTCCTTCTCCCGCTTCAGCTGCTACCTCGGAAGGTGTTGAG ATTACGTATGGGACGGTGCTTAAGTTGATGCACGAGAGGACGAGGTTCCGGCTGCATTCACATGATGTGCCTTACGGCTCTGGCAGTGGACAACAGTCGGTTACTAGTTTTCCCAACGTTGATGACTCGAATAGCTACTGG GTCGTTAAGCCTGTGCCTGACTCATCTGCCAAACAAGGTGATAGAATCAAAAGTGGAACTATAATCAGGTTGCAGCACATGAGAACGCGGAAATGGCTACACAGCCACCTGCACGCATCACCAATATCGGGCAACCTTGAGGTTGGTTAA
- the LOC122651970 gene encoding NADP-dependent glyceraldehyde-3-phosphate dehydrogenase-like isoform X1: MTGTGVFSDILDDGDVFMYYSDGEWKKSSSGKSVSIINPTTRKTQYKVQACTQEEVNKVMESAKSAQKAWAKTPLWKRAELLHKAASILKEHKAPIAECLVKEIAKPAKDAVTEVVRSGDLVSYCAEEGVRILGEGKFLVSDSFPGNERTKYCLSSKIPLGVILAIPPFNYPVNLAVSKIAPALIAGNSLVLKPPTQGAVAALHMVHCFHLAGFPKGLISCVTGKGSEIGDFLTMHPGVNCISFTGGDTGIAISKKSGMIPLQMELGGKDACIVLEDADLDLVAANIIKGGFSYSGQRCTAVKVVLVMESVADALVEKVKAKVAKLTVGPPEDNCDITPVVSESSANFIEGLVMDAKKKGVTFCQDYRREGNLIWPLLLDNVRPDMRIAWEEPFGPVLPVIRINSVEEGIHHCNASNFGLQGCVFTRDINKAMLISDAMETGTVQINSAPARGPDHFPFQGLRDSGIGSQGITNSINMMTKIKSTVINLPTPTYTMG, from the exons ATGACGGGAACTGGAGTGTTTTCAGATATCTTAGACGACGGTGATGTCTTCATGTACTACTCCGATGGTGAGTGGAAAAAATCATCTTCAGGGAAGTCTGTTTCGATTATCAATCCTACCACGAGAAAGACTCAGTACAAGGTTCAAG CTTGTACACAAGAAGAGGTAAACAAGGTCATGGAATCGGCGAAAAGCGCTCAAAAGGCCTGGGCGAAAACACCTTTATGGAAGAGGGCGGAGCTGCTTCACAAGGCGGCCTCGATCTTGAAAGAACACAAAGCCCCAATTGCAGAATGCCTCGTTAAAGAGATCGCAAAACCCGCTAAGGACGCTGTCACTGAG GTGGTGAGATCTGGAGATTTGGTGTCTTACTGCGCAGAAGAAGGGGTGAGGATTCTGGGTGAGGGGAAGTTCTTAGTCTCTGATAGCTTTCCTGGAAACGAGAGGACCAAATACTGTCTTTCATCCAAG ATTCCACTTGGGGTAATTTTAGCAATCCCACCTTTCAACTATCCTGTCAACCTAGCCGTCTCAAAAATTGCTCCTGCACTGATTGCTGGAAACTCCCTTGTGCTTAAGCCTCCAACTCAG GGAGCTGTTGCTGCTCTCCACATGGTACATTGCTTTCACTTGGCTGGTTTTCCTAAAGGCCTTATTAGTTGTGTCACTGGGAAAGGTTCTGAGATTGGGGATTTTCTCACAATGCATCCTGGAGTTAACTGTATAAG CTTCACTGGTGGAGACACTGGAATTGCAATATCAAAGAAGTCAGGCATGATCCCTCTTCAAATGGAACTAGGAGGAAAAGATGCATGCATTGTGCTTGAAGATGCTGATTTGGATTTAGTAGCAGCAAACATCATAAAAGGAGGATTTTCTTACAG TGGTCAAAGATGCACAGCTGTGAAGGTTGTTCTAGTAATGGAGTCTGTAGCTGATGCTCTTGTTGAGAAAGTGAAGGCCAAAGTAGCAAAATTAACTGTTGGACCACCAGAAGATAATTGCGACATCACCCCAGTTGTGTCAGAATCATCAGCAAATTTCATTGAGGGGTTGGTAATGGATGCCAAGAAGAAAGGAGTAACATTTTGCCAAGATTACAGGAGGGAAGGAAATCTTATCTGGCCCTTGTTGTTGGATAATGTTCGACCTGATATGAGGATTGCATGGGAGGAGCCATTTGGGCCTGTATTGCCAGTGATCAGGATCAactctgttgaagaagggattcaccATTGCAATGCCAGCAATTTTGGCCTCCAG GGTTGTGTTTTCACAAGAGACATCAACAAAGCAATGTTGATTAGCGACGCAATGGAGACAGGAACAGTTCAAATCAATTCAGCACCAGCTCGTGGACCAGACCATTTTCCTTTCCAG GGTCTGAGGGACAGCGGAATCGGTTCCCAAGGAATCACAAACAGTATTAACATGATGACCAAGATCAAGAGCACCGTGATCAATTTACCCACTCCTACATACACCATGGGTTAA
- the LOC122651970 gene encoding NADP-dependent glyceraldehyde-3-phosphate dehydrogenase-like isoform X2 produces the protein MTGTGVFSDILDDGDVFMYYSDGEWKKSSSGKSVSIINPTTRKTQYKVQACTQEEVNKVMESAKSAQKAWAKTPLWKRAELLHKAASILKEHKAPIAECLVKEIAKPAKDAVTEVVRSGDLVSYCAEEGVRILGEGKFLVSDSFPGNERTKYCLSSKIPLGVILAIPPFNYPVNLAVSKIAPALIAGNSLVLKPPTQGAVAALHMVHCFHLAGFPKGLISCVTGKGSEIGDFLTMHPGVNCISFTGGDTGIAISKKSGMIPLQMELGGKDACIVLEDADLDLVAANIIKGGFSYSGQRCTAVKVVLVMESVADALVEKVKAKVAKLTVGPPEDNCDITPVVSESSANFIEGLVMDAKKKGVTFCQDYRREGNLIWPLLLDNVRPDMRIAWEEPFGPVLPVIRINSVEEGIHHCNASNFGLQGFIFLGFQMM, from the exons ATGACGGGAACTGGAGTGTTTTCAGATATCTTAGACGACGGTGATGTCTTCATGTACTACTCCGATGGTGAGTGGAAAAAATCATCTTCAGGGAAGTCTGTTTCGATTATCAATCCTACCACGAGAAAGACTCAGTACAAGGTTCAAG CTTGTACACAAGAAGAGGTAAACAAGGTCATGGAATCGGCGAAAAGCGCTCAAAAGGCCTGGGCGAAAACACCTTTATGGAAGAGGGCGGAGCTGCTTCACAAGGCGGCCTCGATCTTGAAAGAACACAAAGCCCCAATTGCAGAATGCCTCGTTAAAGAGATCGCAAAACCCGCTAAGGACGCTGTCACTGAG GTGGTGAGATCTGGAGATTTGGTGTCTTACTGCGCAGAAGAAGGGGTGAGGATTCTGGGTGAGGGGAAGTTCTTAGTCTCTGATAGCTTTCCTGGAAACGAGAGGACCAAATACTGTCTTTCATCCAAG ATTCCACTTGGGGTAATTTTAGCAATCCCACCTTTCAACTATCCTGTCAACCTAGCCGTCTCAAAAATTGCTCCTGCACTGATTGCTGGAAACTCCCTTGTGCTTAAGCCTCCAACTCAG GGAGCTGTTGCTGCTCTCCACATGGTACATTGCTTTCACTTGGCTGGTTTTCCTAAAGGCCTTATTAGTTGTGTCACTGGGAAAGGTTCTGAGATTGGGGATTTTCTCACAATGCATCCTGGAGTTAACTGTATAAG CTTCACTGGTGGAGACACTGGAATTGCAATATCAAAGAAGTCAGGCATGATCCCTCTTCAAATGGAACTAGGAGGAAAAGATGCATGCATTGTGCTTGAAGATGCTGATTTGGATTTAGTAGCAGCAAACATCATAAAAGGAGGATTTTCTTACAG TGGTCAAAGATGCACAGCTGTGAAGGTTGTTCTAGTAATGGAGTCTGTAGCTGATGCTCTTGTTGAGAAAGTGAAGGCCAAAGTAGCAAAATTAACTGTTGGACCACCAGAAGATAATTGCGACATCACCCCAGTTGTGTCAGAATCATCAGCAAATTTCATTGAGGGGTTGGTAATGGATGCCAAGAAGAAAGGAGTAACATTTTGCCAAGATTACAGGAGGGAAGGAAATCTTATCTGGCCCTTGTTGTTGGATAATGTTCGACCTGATATGAGGATTGCATGGGAGGAGCCATTTGGGCCTGTATTGCCAGTGATCAGGATCAactctgttgaagaagggattcaccATTGCAATGCCAGCAATTTTGGCCTCCAG